In the genome of Leptospira licerasiae serovar Varillal str. VAR 010, one region contains:
- a CDS encoding DUF1566 domain-containing protein produces the protein MKIKSLIGLSLLLTSILVGCTPENKNYNLETSLLLGLTSSSSPDDLTPFLVPDSNQTICYDSSGTSRSCSGTGEDGEFLNTPAPYSLQIQDGGTTVLEESSRLIWQRCTFGSNWNGTTCQGGPLNLYWQAADEYCSSLTLAGRTWRLPTAREASLFGDFSQTNAVSSVYFPNTSVNTHWASTPVTSFFGRYSAYSNGEIGQSDQNNGLKVRCVSGPKIPQANFTDLGNGTIKEESTGLLIKKCAQGQTDDSNCTGTPTIFNWQQALDACNNLDFAGRTDWRLPTAREAYFHSEPSYGTIDLPFDYFPNNTQASNAWTSTSTSYFTHAYTQNSFSLVAVSKSNTVSTRARCVAGP, from the coding sequence ATGAAAATAAAATCGCTTATTGGACTTTCACTACTTCTAACTTCTATTTTAGTTGGTTGTACCCCCGAGAATAAGAACTATAATCTGGAAACATCACTTTTGTTAGGCCTAACAAGTTCTTCTAGCCCTGACGATCTCACTCCATTTTTAGTGCCAGATTCCAACCAAACAATTTGTTATGATTCTAGCGGAACTTCTCGTTCTTGCTCCGGCACAGGAGAGGACGGTGAATTTTTGAATACCCCTGCCCCTTATTCTTTGCAGATCCAAGATGGAGGAACCACCGTTTTAGAGGAAAGTTCCAGATTAATTTGGCAAAGATGTACCTTCGGTTCAAATTGGAACGGCACCACCTGTCAGGGAGGCCCGCTAAATTTATATTGGCAGGCAGCGGATGAATACTGTTCTTCCTTAACTTTAGCAGGGCGCACTTGGAGACTTCCTACTGCAAGAGAAGCTTCCTTATTCGGAGATTTTTCTCAGACAAATGCAGTTTCCTCAGTTTATTTTCCGAATACTTCGGTGAATACCCATTGGGCTTCCACTCCGGTTACTTCTTTTTTTGGAAGATATTCCGCATACAGCAACGGTGAGATCGGCCAATCGGATCAAAACAATGGATTAAAAGTCCGATGTGTTTCCGGTCCAAAAATTCCGCAGGCAAATTTTACTGATTTAGGAAATGGAACGATTAAGGAAGAAAGTACAGGACTACTGATAAAAAAATGCGCGCAAGGACAAACAGATGACTCTAATTGTACAGGCACTCCGACCATCTTCAATTGGCAACAAGCTTTAGACGCATGTAATAACTTGGACTTTGCAGGCAGAACTGATTGGAGATTGCCTACGGCAAGAGAAGCATATTTTCACTCTGAGCCAAGCTATGGAACCATCGATCTGCCGTTTGATTATTTCCCGAATAATACGCAGGCTTCCAATGCATGGACTTCTACAAGTACGAGTTATTTCACTCATGCATATACACAGAACTCGTTCTCTTTAGTTGCAGTTTCTAAATCGAATACAGTCTCAACAAGAGCGCGTTGTGTAGCAGGTCCTTGA
- the ispG gene encoding (E)-4-hydroxy-3-methylbut-2-enyl-diphosphate synthase: protein MNFRYNYSPFSYQRRRTREVKVGDIGIGGNNPIRIQSMITADTRDTENSVRQILELESAGCEIVRLTVPSQPDADNLPNIRKELKRLGSKVPLVADIHFTPSVAMKSVEWVEKVRINPGNFADKKKFAVRDYTDLEYKEELERISEVFSPLVLRCKELGVSMRIGTNHGSLSDRIMNKYGDTPQGMVESAIEFIKIAESLSYKDIIVSMKASNPQVMVQAYRLLCSRFMELQMDYPLHLGVTEAGDGKDGRIKSAIGIGSLLEDGLGDTIRVSLTEDPIHEVPVARLLADKYNRLRFPETQSQGYSEFRNPYSYQRFYSRPIQVGSLPLGENHAVRIESVLPFESENAFSQSLSSLKNYARSRSLELEMVSVPLPSDEFLREECISTSKSSSVPMGVIVEQNELLLEDVLEDLIPFPKVTVDPFHHFQNRDSLLEFLHKREGKGITELNVQAYQIESLKGLPEEFKNAGIESVTFSVQTFHILHDYRKLARILSDFDYPIFLSAEYPDMETALYESSIGIGGMLTDGIGDMLRIKVIDSEPEAVLQLGFDILQATRLRLTKTEYISCPSCGRTLFDLQTTTARIKEKTGHLKGVKIAVMGCIVNGPGEMADADFGYVGAGPGKVHLYRGKEIVLKNVPSEEADERLVQLIKDSGMWMERETITTL from the coding sequence ATGAACTTCCGATACAATTATTCTCCATTCTCTTACCAACGTCGCAGAACCAGAGAGGTAAAAGTAGGAGATATTGGCATCGGTGGAAATAATCCGATCCGTATCCAATCAATGATCACTGCGGATACAAGAGATACTGAAAACTCCGTCAGACAAATCCTGGAATTAGAATCGGCTGGTTGCGAGATCGTTCGATTGACTGTGCCTTCTCAACCGGATGCGGATAACTTGCCGAATATCCGTAAAGAACTCAAACGATTGGGAAGTAAGGTCCCTCTCGTAGCAGATATCCATTTTACTCCAAGTGTTGCGATGAAATCTGTAGAATGGGTGGAGAAGGTACGTATCAATCCTGGAAACTTCGCTGATAAGAAAAAATTCGCAGTTAGAGATTACACCGATCTAGAATACAAAGAAGAGTTAGAAAGGATCTCCGAAGTATTTAGTCCATTAGTACTTCGTTGTAAAGAATTGGGAGTCTCTATGAGAATAGGCACCAATCACGGCTCCCTATCGGATCGTATCATGAATAAATACGGGGACACACCGCAAGGAATGGTGGAGTCCGCGATCGAGTTTATTAAAATCGCAGAAAGTCTTTCGTACAAAGATATTATAGTCAGCATGAAAGCCTCCAATCCTCAGGTAATGGTCCAAGCTTATAGATTATTATGCAGCAGATTTATGGAATTGCAGATGGATTATCCATTACATTTAGGAGTAACTGAAGCTGGAGACGGAAAAGATGGAAGGATCAAATCCGCGATCGGAATCGGCTCTTTATTAGAAGATGGATTGGGAGATACAATCCGAGTTTCCCTAACGGAAGATCCAATCCACGAAGTTCCAGTCGCAAGATTACTTGCGGATAAATACAATCGTCTCAGATTTCCGGAAACACAAAGCCAAGGATATTCAGAATTCAGAAACCCTTATTCTTACCAAAGATTTTACAGCAGACCGATCCAAGTAGGAAGCCTTCCATTAGGAGAAAACCATGCAGTGCGGATCGAATCCGTATTACCTTTCGAATCGGAAAATGCGTTTTCTCAAAGTCTTTCCTCGCTAAAAAATTATGCGAGGTCCAGGTCCTTGGAATTAGAGATGGTCTCAGTACCGCTTCCTTCCGACGAATTCCTAAGAGAGGAATGTATCTCTACAAGTAAATCTTCCAGCGTTCCAATGGGAGTTATCGTAGAACAAAACGAACTATTACTCGAAGATGTATTAGAGGATCTGATCCCATTCCCGAAAGTAACTGTAGATCCATTCCACCATTTCCAAAACAGGGATTCTTTATTAGAATTTTTGCATAAAAGAGAAGGTAAAGGAATTACAGAACTAAACGTTCAAGCATACCAAATCGAAAGTTTAAAAGGACTCCCCGAAGAATTTAAGAACGCTGGGATAGAATCGGTAACATTCTCCGTTCAAACTTTTCATATACTACACGATTACAGAAAATTAGCGCGTATACTCAGCGATTTTGATTATCCAATCTTCTTAAGTGCGGAATATCCGGATATGGAAACCGCTTTATACGAATCCTCTATCGGGATCGGCGGAATGTTGACCGACGGAATAGGAGACATGCTCCGGATCAAGGTAATCGACAGTGAACCGGAAGCAGTGTTACAACTGGGATTCGACATCCTACAGGCAACCAGACTACGTCTTACAAAAACGGAATATATCTCCTGCCCATCCTGCGGAAGAACGTTATTCGATCTACAAACCACGACCGCAAGGATCAAAGAAAAAACTGGCCACTTGAAGGGAGTCAAGATCGCAGTCATGGGTTGTATCGTAAACGGCCCAGGCGAAATGGCGGATGCTGATTTTGGCTACGTAGGCGCCGGTCCAGGTAAAGTGCATCTATATCGCGGAAAAGAAATCGTGCTAAAAAATGTTCCCTCCGAAGAAGCGGACGAAAGGCTTGTCCAGCTAATCAAAGACTCAGGAATGTGGATGGAAAGAGAGACGATTACAACATTATAA
- the gltB gene encoding glutamate synthase large subunit has product MLNLDEQLRIQKYLEENGLYDKSFERDNCGVGFVASYKGESSHRVVSMGLKAVACLTHRGAVDADMQTGDGAGIMIRIPKKLFAKYIEDMGHRRPDEDSIGVGMVFLPREDIDKQDVCRSLIESALMQFNFKLYAWRYVPVNPEVLGPKANASRPQIEQVLIGKPDGMSNEDFETKLFLIQKKVMRDALRLSMSEDFYICSFSSERITFKGLFNGNQVSQFYEDLKSEEMVSPYCIFHQRYSTNTFPSWALAQPFRVLAHNGEINTIVGNRIWMLAREEELACEKWGEFQKEIHPIIRPHLSDSASLDNAMEAIVRSGKDVLHAKAMLIPNAWSKNVQMSEALKSFYEYNNTLTEPWDGPAALAFAEGDWVGGSLDRNGLRPARYVVTEDGLVVMGSETGLVHIDEEIITKKGRLGPGDMLAINLKEGKIYFNEDVNALFEKKYDYREWSKENVEYLDQTIDESIAKTVTYSGDDLRRRQILFAYSPYKQKAVIKPQAVAGKEAIGSMGDDTPLSILMLSRIGLYTYFRQRFAQVTNPPIDYLREKGVTSLYTRLVKKTNLFADEKPQNCLVLSHPYLTNLGLQRIREKDGKQYKVLTLDATFEAHHEEGAARNYLELALDQLLADAVKAAESGVNILILSDKKLNKDRAPIPMELAVAAVHNHLIRNKKRAATSILVETGSAFEIHNVAVLLGYGASGVNSYLIWDTLHDLWSKGDFDAEDGTRPSFATLCTNYRAGVDDGLLKIMSKMGISIMSSYVGGQVFEAIGLSRTLISKYFPGTYSRISGIGIGGIEQNILRNHDSAFNKEINPEDFISEKDDQPHRWSPKVVKFIRKAAVDNDYEAFLEASKLMEESDPINIRDLFDFVDRSPVPIEEVETVSEIQKRFLTPGMSHGALSIEAHTDLAIAMNRLGAKSSSGEGGENPSRYVVDEKGDLANSSIKQVASGRFGVTSEYLNSAKELEIKIAQGAKPGEGGQLPGKKNNEEIATNRHTPQGIDLISPPPHHDIYSIEDLSQLIYDLKQANHTAQVSVKLVSEAGVGTIAAGVAKANADVILISGHVGGTGAASLTSIKHAGSPWELGLSETHQVLVMNGLRDRVVLRTDGGIVSGRDVIIAACLGAEEYGIGTASLVALGCIMARKCHLNNCPTGIATQDPKFRAKYKGSPDQVATLMTLLAMEVREYLAKLGFRSMDEIIGRTDLLKQITRYEQDRLDSLDLNPILVRLPLLYDPKKKKDRFVRRESVGEVLDDRILKDAEPALEGKTSMSLSYSVKNTNRTVGAKVSGIIARKYGSKGLPGKLEIILEGTAGQSLGAWLVKGVQITLHGDANDYVGKGLCGGTIVVRKHRRSKLKAYENVIIGNTCLYGATSGKLFSSGRAGERFGVRNSGADAVVGGAGDHFLEYMTSGTIVCLGTVGKNMGAGMTGGRAYFFQKDWELEPLINKEYVKIVDLENEDYDIIKSFITEHTKLTGSELSEEILKTWEASKKYFVKVTPK; this is encoded by the coding sequence ATGTTAAACCTTGACGAACAGTTGCGGATCCAAAAGTACTTGGAGGAAAACGGTCTATACGACAAGTCCTTCGAGCGCGATAACTGCGGAGTAGGCTTCGTCGCTTCTTATAAGGGCGAGTCCAGCCACCGAGTTGTATCTATGGGTTTGAAGGCGGTCGCATGCCTTACCCACCGCGGAGCCGTTGATGCAGATATGCAAACCGGAGACGGCGCCGGGATCATGATCCGTATCCCTAAAAAACTGTTTGCGAAGTACATCGAGGACATGGGCCATAGACGCCCTGACGAAGATTCCATCGGTGTGGGGATGGTGTTCCTACCTAGAGAGGACATAGACAAACAAGATGTTTGCCGAAGCCTCATCGAATCAGCACTTATGCAATTCAACTTCAAGCTATACGCTTGGAGATATGTTCCGGTTAATCCTGAGGTTTTAGGGCCTAAGGCGAATGCTTCCCGCCCTCAGATCGAACAAGTCCTGATCGGAAAGCCGGACGGGATGTCCAACGAGGATTTCGAGACCAAATTATTCCTGATCCAAAAGAAAGTGATGAGAGATGCGCTCAGACTTTCCATGAGCGAAGACTTTTATATTTGTTCATTCTCTTCCGAAAGGATCACATTCAAAGGATTATTCAACGGGAACCAGGTCTCTCAATTTTATGAAGATCTAAAAAGTGAGGAGATGGTTTCTCCTTATTGTATCTTCCACCAAAGATATTCTACCAACACTTTCCCAAGCTGGGCATTGGCTCAACCTTTCCGTGTTCTTGCACATAACGGAGAGATCAATACCATCGTAGGGAACAGGATTTGGATGCTCGCAAGAGAAGAAGAACTCGCCTGTGAAAAATGGGGAGAGTTCCAAAAAGAGATCCATCCGATCATCAGACCTCATTTATCTGACTCCGCAAGTTTGGACAACGCAATGGAAGCGATTGTACGTTCCGGTAAGGACGTTCTTCATGCCAAAGCGATGCTTATACCGAATGCATGGAGTAAGAACGTTCAGATGTCGGAAGCCTTAAAGTCCTTCTACGAATATAATAACACTTTGACCGAACCATGGGACGGACCTGCTGCTCTCGCATTTGCAGAAGGTGACTGGGTCGGAGGAAGTTTAGACAGAAACGGACTTCGCCCTGCAAGATATGTTGTGACCGAAGACGGACTAGTCGTTATGGGTTCCGAAACTGGTTTAGTTCATATAGACGAAGAGATCATCACCAAAAAAGGAAGATTAGGTCCTGGTGATATGCTAGCGATCAACCTGAAAGAAGGTAAGATCTACTTCAATGAGGACGTAAACGCTCTATTCGAGAAAAAATACGATTATAGAGAATGGTCCAAAGAGAATGTTGAATATCTGGACCAAACTATCGACGAGTCCATCGCTAAAACCGTAACTTACAGCGGAGATGATCTCAGAAGAAGACAGATCCTTTTCGCATATTCTCCATACAAACAAAAAGCGGTGATCAAACCTCAGGCTGTCGCTGGAAAAGAAGCGATCGGTTCCATGGGAGACGATACTCCTTTGTCTATCTTAATGCTTTCTCGCATCGGATTGTATACATACTTCCGCCAAAGATTTGCTCAGGTGACAAACCCGCCGATCGACTATCTGAGAGAGAAAGGAGTAACTTCCCTTTACACTCGTCTTGTTAAGAAGACAAATCTATTCGCGGACGAAAAACCTCAGAACTGTCTGGTTCTTTCTCATCCATACCTGACTAATCTTGGATTACAAAGGATTAGGGAGAAGGACGGAAAACAATACAAGGTTTTGACCTTGGACGCCACTTTTGAAGCTCATCATGAGGAAGGTGCTGCAAGAAATTATCTTGAACTTGCATTGGACCAATTGCTTGCGGACGCAGTAAAAGCTGCGGAATCCGGAGTGAATATCCTGATCCTTTCGGATAAAAAACTGAACAAGGATCGCGCTCCTATTCCTATGGAATTGGCTGTTGCGGCAGTTCATAACCACTTGATCCGCAACAAAAAACGTGCGGCTACTAGCATTCTTGTGGAAACAGGATCTGCATTCGAAATCCATAATGTGGCCGTTCTGCTTGGATACGGAGCTTCCGGAGTAAACAGTTATCTGATCTGGGACACTCTTCATGACTTATGGTCCAAGGGAGACTTCGATGCGGAAGACGGCACTCGTCCTTCTTTTGCTACTCTTTGCACTAACTATCGTGCGGGAGTCGATGACGGACTTCTAAAGATCATGTCCAAAATGGGGATCTCCATCATGTCTTCCTATGTGGGTGGACAGGTATTCGAAGCGATCGGGCTCTCTAGAACTCTGATCTCCAAATACTTCCCAGGTACTTATTCCAGGATTTCTGGAATTGGTATCGGTGGTATCGAGCAGAATATCCTAAGAAACCACGACTCCGCATTCAACAAAGAGATCAATCCGGAAGACTTTATCTCCGAGAAGGACGACCAACCTCATAGATGGTCTCCTAAAGTAGTAAAATTCATCCGCAAAGCTGCGGTGGACAACGACTACGAAGCATTCTTAGAAGCTTCTAAATTAATGGAAGAAAGTGATCCGATCAATATCCGAGATCTATTCGATTTCGTGGATCGTTCCCCTGTTCCAATCGAAGAAGTAGAAACAGTTTCTGAGATCCAAAAACGTTTCTTAACTCCTGGTATGAGTCACGGTGCACTTTCTATCGAAGCTCACACTGACCTTGCGATTGCAATGAACCGTTTGGGAGCAAAGTCTTCCTCCGGAGAAGGTGGAGAAAATCCGTCTCGTTACGTTGTGGATGAGAAAGGAGACTTAGCGAATTCTTCCATCAAGCAGGTTGCTTCCGGAAGATTCGGAGTCACTTCCGAATATCTGAACTCTGCGAAAGAGTTGGAGATCAAGATCGCTCAGGGTGCAAAACCCGGAGAAGGCGGACAGCTTCCAGGCAAGAAGAACAATGAGGAGATCGCGACGAACCGTCATACTCCTCAGGGAATCGACCTGATCTCTCCTCCACCTCACCACGATATTTATTCTATCGAGGACTTGTCTCAGTTGATCTATGACTTGAAACAAGCTAACCATACCGCACAAGTATCGGTAAAACTGGTATCCGAAGCGGGAGTAGGAACGATCGCTGCCGGTGTTGCGAAAGCGAACGCCGACGTGATCCTGATCTCGGGACATGTGGGTGGAACCGGAGCGGCTTCTCTTACTTCTATCAAACATGCCGGATCTCCTTGGGAGCTTGGTCTTTCCGAAACGCATCAAGTTTTAGTAATGAACGGTCTACGTGATAGAGTGGTTCTCCGTACTGACGGCGGTATCGTTTCCGGAAGGGATGTGATCATCGCTGCATGTTTAGGTGCGGAAGAATACGGAATTGGGACTGCTTCTCTCGTGGCATTAGGTTGTATCATGGCAAGAAAATGCCATTTGAACAACTGTCCTACTGGGATCGCTACACAAGATCCTAAGTTCAGAGCGAAATACAAAGGATCTCCTGATCAGGTCGCTACTTTAATGACACTTCTTGCAATGGAAGTTCGTGAGTATTTGGCGAAGCTTGGATTTCGCTCTATGGACGAGATCATAGGAAGAACGGACCTTCTGAAACAAATTACACGTTATGAGCAAGACCGTTTAGATTCTTTGGATTTGAATCCTATCTTGGTACGTCTTCCTCTTCTCTACGATCCTAAGAAGAAAAAAGACAGATTCGTAAGAAGAGAATCTGTCGGAGAAGTTCTGGATGATCGTATCCTGAAGGATGCAGAACCTGCGTTAGAAGGAAAAACTTCCATGTCTCTTTCTTATTCCGTTAAGAATACGAACAGGACTGTAGGAGCAAAAGTTTCCGGAATTATCGCACGTAAATACGGATCCAAAGGACTTCCTGGAAAACTGGAAATCATTCTTGAAGGAACAGCTGGTCAGTCCCTAGGAGCATGGCTCGTGAAAGGGGTCCAGATCACTCTTCATGGGGATGCAAACGATTATGTAGGAAAAGGACTCTGCGGTGGAACTATCGTGGTCCGCAAACATAGACGTTCCAAATTGAAAGCGTATGAGAACGTGATCATCGGTAATACCTGTCTTTACGGTGCTACTTCCGGAAAACTTTTCAGTTCGGGTAGAGCAGGAGAAAGATTCGGGGTAAGAAACTCCGGAGCGGATGCAGTAGTAGGCGGAGCAGGTGACCACTTCTTGGAATACATGACAAGTGGAACAATAGTCTGCTTGGGAACAGTAGGTAAGAATATGGGCGCCGGTATGACCGGAGGAAGAGCTTACTTCTTCCAGAAAGATTGGGAATTGGAGCCTTTAATCAATAAAGAGTATGTGAAGATCGTGGATCTTGAAAATGAAGATTACGATATCATAAAGTCTTTTATTACCGAGCATACTAAATTGACCGGATCCGAACTTTCGGAAGAGATCCTGAAAACTTGGGAAGCATCTAAAAAATATTTCGTGAAAGTTACTCCTAAATAA
- a CDS encoding glucan biosynthesis protein has protein sequence MLRLHIILAFVATALLFAVADRQQRRDREEPDFSSSPLLSVMEGEISDHNTHPTFKFSFADLKGRARVLSKQRYIPPKHSTTDFLKGLPWNQYKNILFRPEKSVWKKEGNPFQLQFLHPGHLYNTNIRVFEVRGDFAREIAYDPSSFDLSKLKGVGELPPNLGYSGFKIHFPINTQEHTDEFAVFQGASYYRIISKKQWYGLSARGISVNTGMPYPEDFPSFREFYVVKPDKTDSSITVYALLDGRTATGAYEFQITPGKVSAVKVNAEVILRTKVDRLGIAPLTSMYWYSETRGIPKGQAYPESHDSDGLLIHSGKGEWIWRPLDNPKRSTTYTFSDENPRGFGLIQRDREFQNYQHSEMKYQLRPSAWVEPEIPFGKGAVHLLENPTIQDSDDNMGAYWMPDPLPQPGIPFDFSYTVRWPDTDPLPDSMAKVVATRIGDAQGDPDLKMFYVDFKSSNLSSLDPFAYIQARIDTGENAELSEYSVQKIEETGVWRLTFGVYPKNKFRPSDLKAALSRNQEIISETWNFVLEPN, from the coding sequence TTGTTACGATTGCATATAATTCTGGCTTTTGTGGCAACAGCCTTGCTCTTTGCCGTCGCAGATAGACAGCAGAGGCGGGATAGAGAAGAACCCGACTTCTCTTCTTCTCCATTACTGAGTGTGATGGAGGGAGAAATTTCCGACCACAATACTCATCCTACATTCAAGTTCTCGTTCGCAGATCTCAAAGGACGAGCTAGAGTATTATCTAAACAACGCTACATTCCGCCTAAACATTCCACTACGGACTTTTTGAAAGGTCTGCCATGGAACCAATACAAAAACATATTATTTCGCCCCGAAAAATCGGTTTGGAAGAAAGAGGGAAATCCTTTCCAATTACAGTTTTTACATCCTGGACATTTATATAATACTAATATAAGAGTGTTCGAGGTAAGAGGCGATTTTGCGAGAGAGATTGCCTATGATCCTTCTTCTTTTGATCTTTCTAAACTGAAAGGTGTGGGAGAGCTTCCACCTAATCTAGGTTATTCGGGATTCAAGATCCATTTTCCGATCAACACACAAGAGCATACGGATGAGTTTGCGGTTTTCCAGGGCGCAAGTTATTATAGGATCATTTCTAAGAAACAATGGTACGGTCTTTCTGCCCGAGGGATTTCGGTTAACACAGGCATGCCTTATCCGGAAGACTTTCCTTCCTTTAGGGAATTCTACGTAGTCAAACCTGATAAGACCGACTCTTCGATCACCGTTTATGCTCTTTTGGACGGAAGGACTGCCACCGGCGCTTACGAATTCCAGATCACTCCCGGCAAAGTTTCCGCAGTAAAGGTAAATGCAGAGGTGATACTTAGGACTAAGGTGGATCGGTTAGGGATTGCCCCTTTGACCAGTATGTATTGGTATAGTGAGACCAGGGGAATTCCGAAAGGCCAAGCCTATCCGGAATCGCACGATTCCGATGGATTATTGATCCATTCCGGAAAAGGAGAATGGATCTGGAGACCTTTGGATAATCCGAAGCGCAGCACAACGTATACTTTCTCGGATGAAAATCCGAGGGGATTCGGCTTAATCCAAAGAGATAGAGAATTCCAAAATTACCAGCATAGTGAGATGAAATACCAACTCAGGCCAAGCGCTTGGGTAGAACCCGAAATTCCTTTTGGTAAAGGTGCGGTCCATCTCCTAGAAAATCCGACTATCCAGGATTCTGACGATAATATGGGAGCTTACTGGATGCCGGATCCTCTTCCACAACCCGGGATTCCATTCGATTTTTCTTATACTGTCCGCTGGCCGGATACAGATCCGCTTCCTGATTCCATGGCAAAGGTAGTGGCAACTCGGATCGGTGACGCGCAAGGTGATCCTGATCTGAAAATGTTCTATGTGGATTTTAAAAGTTCCAATCTAAGTTCTTTGGATCCGTTCGCTTATATTCAAGCGAGAATAGATACCGGAGAAAACGCGGAATTATCCGAATATTCGGTCCAAAAGATAGAAGAAACCGGAGTATGGAGACTTACTTTCGGAGTGTATCCTAAAAATAAATTCAGGCCCTCCGATCTAAAGGCAGCATTGAGCAGAAACCAAGAAATCATTTCTGAAACCTGGAATTTCGTACTTGAGCCGAACTAA